In Dehalococcoidia bacterium, one DNA window encodes the following:
- a CDS encoding methyltransferase domain-containing protein has translation MTHPSTPEEEVARHWDDNAARWAEQVRRGWDVCRETFNNPAFFDLLGDVRGKDVLDAGCGEGHNTRLLARMGARVTAIDISPRMIELARAEEAREPLSIRYEVASFSDMPLFADASFDLVVSTMAVMDGPDLAGAFHEIYRVLRPGGRLTFSVTHPCFMTRGFGWERDDNGSATRLLISGYFNHEPWVERWKFEHAPDDVAPFAVPSFPRTLSDYVNGLIDAGFTLRELREPRPSEEACREHPSLRGWREHGALFLHFKAEKPP, from the coding sequence ATGACACACCCTTCGACGCCCGAGGAAGAGGTCGCCCGCCACTGGGACGACAACGCCGCCCGCTGGGCCGAGCAGGTCCGCCGCGGCTGGGACGTCTGCCGCGAGACGTTCAACAACCCGGCGTTCTTCGACCTCCTCGGCGACGTGCGTGGCAAAGACGTGCTCGACGCCGGCTGCGGCGAAGGACACAACACGCGGCTGCTCGCGCGGATGGGCGCCCGCGTGACCGCCATCGACATCTCGCCGCGCATGATCGAGCTGGCGCGGGCCGAGGAGGCGCGCGAGCCGCTCAGCATCCGCTACGAGGTGGCCTCTTTCTCCGACATGCCCCTCTTCGCCGACGCCTCGTTCGACCTCGTCGTTTCGACGATGGCGGTTATGGACGGCCCCGACCTCGCAGGCGCCTTCCACGAGATCTATCGCGTGCTGCGGCCCGGCGGCCGGCTTACCTTCAGCGTCACCCATCCCTGCTTCATGACCAGGGGCTTCGGCTGGGAGCGCGACGACAACGGCAGCGCGACGCGGCTGCTGATCTCCGGCTACTTCAACCACGAGCCGTGGGTGGAGCGCTGGAAGTTCGAACACGCGCCCGACGACGTGGCCCCCTTCGCCGTGCCGTCCTTCCCGCGCACCCTGTCCGACTACGTGAACGGGCTCATCGACGCGGGCTTCACGCTGCGCGAGCTGAGGGAGCCGCGTCCCTCCGAGGAAGCGTGCCGCGAGCACCCCTCGCTGCGCGGATGGCGGGAGCACGGCGCGCTGTTCCTGCATTTCAAGGCGGAAAAACCGCCATGA
- the dcd gene encoding dCTP deaminase: MVLSDRSIREELKAGRIVIDPLNDDAIQPSSVDLRLDRVFRVFRKDKRSQIDVREPSEGFTERVEVEEGTPFVIRPGELVLANTLETIALPTDIVARLDGRSSLGRLGLLVHATAGYVDPGWRGKLTLELSNAAVLPIAVYSGMKICQISFLRLTTPVERPYGSPGLGSKYQGQQEPAPSRIHEDFEQESR, encoded by the coding sequence ATGGTCCTCAGCGATAGATCGATTCGAGAAGAGCTGAAAGCGGGGCGCATCGTCATCGACCCCCTGAACGACGACGCCATCCAGCCCTCCAGCGTCGATCTCCGCCTCGACCGAGTGTTCCGCGTCTTCCGCAAGGACAAGCGGTCGCAGATCGACGTGCGAGAGCCGTCGGAGGGCTTCACTGAGCGCGTCGAGGTCGAAGAGGGGACGCCGTTCGTCATCCGCCCGGGCGAGCTCGTGCTGGCGAACACGCTGGAGACCATCGCCCTGCCCACTGATATCGTCGCCCGCCTCGACGGCCGGAGCTCGCTGGGGCGTCTCGGCCTGCTGGTGCACGCGACCGCCGGCTACGTCGACCCCGGATGGCGCGGCAAGCTGACGCTGGAGCTGTCGAACGCCGCCGTCCTGCCCATCGCCGTCTACAGCGGGATGAAGATCTGCCAGATATCGTTCCTGCGCCTGACGACGCCCGTCGAGCGGCCGTATGGGTCGCCGGGGCTGGGGAGCAAGTACCAGGGGCAGCAGGAGCCGGCGCCCAGCCGCATCCACGAGGACTTCGAGCAAGAGAGCCGCTAG